TTGAGTCGCCCGTCCTCGGCCAGTGCATCCAAGCGGTCAAATGTCGAGGTGGCATTAATACGACGCTCGAGCGCCATGGTGCGAACACCATGAACAATGGGGAAAATGCCACCTTTCTTGATATCGATACCGTGCTGGGGCTTCTTTAACGAACCGAAAAGCGTCAGCGGCGTGGAAAAGCGCAGCGCAGTGCGGGCGAAGTAAGACAGCAGCAACTCATCCCGCGAGCAGCGCTCGAACAGCTCTTCGCGCACGCTTTCCAGCAGGCTCGGATTGCCCGCGACACCATGGGAGTCGAGCATGATGGCCAGTTTCATCAAACTGTCGCCGTCCCGCGCGCTGGCCCAGCGCGCAATGCGCCCCTTCCATTCACTTACCGTTGCGACCCAATCCGGGTTCGACACCATGATATTGCCCGGACACGGCGGATAACCCAACTCGATCAAGGTCGAGGTAAGCCGCTGCATGTCGTCGTGCACCGCTGTCCAATCAGCATCGTCGGCCAGAATCAGCCCGTTATCCTGATCGGTTTTGAGAATTTGCTCGCCGCGACCCTCACTGCCCATGACCATCATGCAACTGTCCTGATGGTGCGCCGCATCGATCGTGAACTCCCAGGCCTTGCTCATGATGCGACCGTTCAGGGCCGCCAGCAGATCCATCGCAAAGCGTAGCTTCACGCCCTGGGCCATCAGCGCATTGACCAGCTCGGGCGTGCGGTGGCTAGCAGCGGCCAACGCGTTCAAGTCATTGGCCTGCTCAACCTGGAGACTGACCACATAACTGCGGCTGGAGAAATAGCTCAGCACATCGGTTAACTCGACCACACCGACGACCTGCTTATCGTCCATCACGACGACACGCATCACCTTGTGGCGTGTCATGCTGACCAACGCTTCAAACAAGTACTGGTCAGAGGTCACCGTCACCAGGGTGTATTGGGCAATATCGGCAAGCGGCGTGGACACCGGACGCTGCGACAGCACAATGGCATTGAGCAGATCGGTCTTGGTGACCATGCCCGTCTGGTTGGACGCATCGACCAACAGACTGTCTGCATGGCTGTCGCTGAGCGTGCGCACCGCCTTGTCGATATCCGCGTCGGCGGACAGCAGC
This window of the Halomonas sp. SH5A2 genome carries:
- a CDS encoding putative nucleotidyltransferase substrate binding domain-containing protein, whose translation is MVDVDLSQPPFSLLDDEGKEHVRRGMDLAYFERHDIIVETGQAGEYVYVIHKGEVAELDPTLPSSMSRIGHYTAGDLFGAISILNGKSRYRFQAEQECLCYLMPKALFKTLCKEYPEFSQFFRQSLAHKARLLTEKRAEGGVTMAGFMLARVSECMRAPLLLSADADIDKAVRTLSDSHADSLLVDASNQTGMVTKTDLLNAIVLSQRPVSTPLADIAQYTLVTVTSDQYLFEALVSMTRHKVMRVVVMDDKQVVGVVELTDVLSYFSSRSYVVSLQVEQANDLNALAAASHRTPELVNALMAQGVKLRFAMDLLAALNGRIMSKAWEFTIDAAHHQDSCMMVMGSEGRGEQILKTDQDNGLILADDADWTAVHDDMQRLTSTLIELGYPPCPGNIMVSNPDWVATVSEWKGRIARWASARDGDSLMKLAIMLDSHGVAGNPSLLESVREELFERCSRDELLLSYFARTALRFSTPLTLFGSLKKPQHGIDIKKGGIFPIVHGVRTMALERRINATSTFDRLDALAEDGRLNRRFADDLGEALALFTELRLKRQLDDITSDASADQQERSNRVVVQDLSSLERDLLREALHIVKDFKQRLSHRYHLEYS